The Candidatus Gracilibacteria bacterium genome has a window encoding:
- a CDS encoding DUF87 domain-containing protein, producing the protein MKQYVIGGNYMNQTDYTSLTQLLSQSITGDAEIIHVGDKEHPIETSSEKTVLTPDNTILVVAPEEKKNTITPPSSSKDITPEASKEDLIEGERMYHEALAYIKDAIAPAMMKVTPQDIQVNDTFCKTLFTYAYPDFLDGNWLSPLINWDAKFDVSIFVYPTDSQKIQKYLKRRLTELQSEKYLNQERGLTSDPYIDAQLQDVEELRNLLTRGSEKYFHFSIYVTLYADDRDKLLKMTNDIENMLHGRNILTKPALLRAEQGFTATGPFCRDEVSVYRNISTRGLSTAFPFTSATLSQDEGVLYGINTHNNSLIIYDRFRTENANMVVLAKSGGGKSFAVKLEILRSLMLGHDVIVIDPENEYKNLVDTVGGSYLNVSINATQRINPFDLPLPFKDYESHPGDLLRGGIINLVGLFKLMLGKVTATEEAILEKAIVITYSLKGITFEDDDIVGKEIPVMSDLLSVVETMEGGNEVAQRLEKYVSGVFGGLFTQRTNVTLGEGLQVYSVRDLDEQLRPIAMYIILSYIWNVVRSSNRKRILVVDEAWNIMQYEDSGRFLHGLVKRARKYHLGVTTITQDVEDFVNNEHGKAIVTNSSLQILLKQSPASIDAMQNVFKLTEQEKYILLNSPVGQGLFFAGSEHVGIQILGSYFEEKIITAGN; encoded by the coding sequence ATGAAACAATACGTGATATGATGAAACTATATGAACCAGACAGACTACACATCGCTCACCCAGCTCCTCTCCCAATCGATCACTGGAGATGCTGAAATAATACACGTATGAGATAAGGAACATCCGATAGAAACCTCCTCAGAAAAAACCGTACTCACTCCTGATAATACAATACTTGTAGTGGCTCCTGAAGAAAAAAAGAATACCATAACACCCCCCTCATCATCAAAAGATATCACACCAGAAGCATCCAAAGAAGATCTCATAGAATGAGAAAGAATGTATCATGAAGCATTGGCTTATATCAAAGATGCTATCGCTCCTGCTATGATGAAAGTCACTCCGCAAGATATACAGGTCAATGATACGTTTTGTAAGACGCTCTTTACGTATGCCTATCCGGACTTTCTCGATGGCAACTGGCTCTCACCACTGATTAACTGGGATGCAAAATTTGATGTTTCGATATTTGTCTATCCGACAGATTCTCAAAAAATTCAAAAATACCTCAAAAGACGTCTCACAGAACTCCAATCTGAGAAATATCTCAATCAAGAGAGAGGGCTTACTTCAGACCCCTATATCGATGCACAACTCCAAGATGTGGAAGAACTACGTAATCTCCTCACGCGTGGATCAGAAAAATACTTCCATTTTTCTATCTACGTCACGCTGTACGCTGATGACCGAGATAAGCTCCTCAAGATGACCAATGATATAGAAAATATGCTCCATGGACGTAATATCCTCACAAAACCGGCTCTTCTGAGGGCAGAACAATGATTTACAGCCACAGGACCATTTTGCCGAGACGAAGTATCTGTATATCGAAATATTTCAACAAGAGGTCTCTCGACTGCCTTTCCATTTACGTCTGCGACACTCTCTCAGGACGAATGAGTGCTCTATGGCATCAACACCCACAATAATTCGCTCATTATCTATGACCGTTTCCGTACAGAAAATGCCAATATGGTCGTCCTCGCGAAGTCATGAGGAGGTAAATCGTTTGCAGTAAAACTCGAAATCCTGCGTTCGCTGATGCTCGGGCACGACGTCATCGTCATCGATCCTGAAAATGAATACAAAAATCTCGTCGATACCGTAGGAGGAAGCTATCTCAATGTCAGTATCAATGCGACACAACGTATCAATCCATTTGACCTGCCTCTTCCGTTCAAGGATTATGAGAGTCACCCCGGCGATCTCCTCCGTTGAGGAATTATCAATTTGGTATGACTCTTCAAGCTGATGCTCGGAAAAGTCACCGCCACAGAAGAAGCCATCCTCGAAAAAGCTATTGTTATCACCTATAGTCTCAAGGGTATCACATTTGAAGATGATGATATCGTCGGCAAAGAAATCCCTGTGATGTCTGACCTACTCTCAGTGGTAGAAACTATGGAAGGAGGCAATGAAGTCGCTCAACGACTCGAAAAATACGTGAGCGGTGTCTTCGGTGGACTTTTTACTCAACGTACAAATGTGACACTTGGTGAAGGATTACAAGTGTATTCAGTTCGAGATCTCGATGAGCAACTCCGACCTATTGCCATGTATATCATACTGTCATATATATGGAATGTCGTACGTTCATCAAACCGCAAACGTATCCTCGTCGTCGATGAAGCATGGAATATCATGCAATATGAGGATAGTGGGCGATTTCTCCACGGACTCGTCAAACGAGCACGAAAATATCATCTCGGGGTTACAACCATCACGCAAGATGTCGAAGACTTCGTCAATAATGAACACGGGAAAGCCATCGTCACCAACTCGTCACTTCAGATACTCCTCAAACAATCTCCCGCCTCAATAGATGCCATGCAAAATGTGTTTAAACTCACAGAACAAGAAAAATATATTCTCCTCAATTCCCCAGTCGGACAAGGACTCTTCTTCGCTGGCTCCGAACACGTCGGTATCCAGATACTCGGAAGTTACTTTGAGGAAAAGATTATTACCGCGGGGAATTAG
- a CDS encoding sigma-70 family RNA polymerase sigma factor translates to MLTDIPAEIISFPQQETYEAVQRKDVLSVIGCIQVHLMRIVAISPLIFDVQKNVVDHVLVALRRESITIDTTQERTMRELIQTVYRGMCGGIFHGIDVRRDAIQRMLREGSLLFQNILLIEEKKLTVLDRELSPPPTHDESDERAPAEAPPLDPEPANDVPVTTLGKTTKTGNKASSKHTKYFPDSPPAIPQNARINWETRQWQTFCLFYGYDRETGTFDVKKALPKKEIPEKLGMNNATVDTNISVATRYLQTLVQKTRQDENEKKGEKPPTSPTIIEAPQPAPIAPRQKETSKPKKPRKKRMLDSQLPKKKLLPEEEVEDGEEEDEAAILDGDEGEDESVSDKKIGDEDEDQDDSSPSPVGRDYSDGLSAYKRQVLNHPILPNEEVILLGKIIQRAVRRCHQVPLTDELLTQIGELLQYTPQKISKKISIPGTRRSVSTLKARQILTGELLTTIRKIASAFLEGTSTQKKLADLILSQMSSEITGRALVALDKLKIHNQRLVFTIARKYAGYGVDILDLCSAGNIGLHKAATLFDPSSFDNTFSTYATWWIKQAIKRALDNEGRTVRLPVHQIGKNTLLGRVINLMTNELGRKPTNEEISEELGIKLRTIVRWRETMQQAVSLDAPSGEESGSATKGDFIADSHAPGSDQGAILHDERGIVTEILQGLKPEEREIIIQRFGLYGEEPHTLEEVGRQFGVTRERIRQIEAKALRKMRRRFPHHNPFVEKTPDAPLTAHTVTPNFSVDELLRHIAEKCSDREQRILIASYGLGQPKQSVSQISANEQTPIGKVNTIIDSALSKLPIEVKIALRKMK, encoded by the coding sequence ATGCTGACAGATATACCAGCTGAAATAATTTCTTTTCCTCAACAGGAGACCTATGAGGCAGTACAGAGAAAAGATGTCCTAAGTGTGATAGGATGTATTCAGGTTCACTTGATGCGGATTGTGGCAATATCACCTCTTATATTTGATGTACAGAAAAACGTCGTCGATCATGTCTTAGTCGCTCTCAGAAGAGAATCCATAACAATCGATACTACTCAGGAACGCACTATGAGAGAACTCATACAAACCGTCTATCGTGGTATGTGTGGTGGTATATTTCACGGGATCGACGTACGAAGGGATGCTATTCAGAGGATGCTCAGAGAGGGGTCTCTTTTGTTTCAAAATATTCTCCTCATAGAAGAAAAGAAACTAACAGTGCTAGACAGAGAGCTATCACCACCTCCTACACATGATGAGTCGGATGAAAGAGCACCAGCAGAAGCTCCCCCTCTTGATCCAGAGCCAGCAAATGATGTGCCAGTGACTACACTTTGAAAAACGACGAAGACTTGAAACAAAGCATCTTCAAAACACACAAAATACTTTCCAGATTCTCCACCCGCCATCCCACAAAATGCTCGTATTAATTGGGAAACAAGGCAGTGGCAAACCTTCTGTCTCTTCTACTGATACGATCGGGAGACAGGTACATTTGATGTAAAAAAAGCTCTTCCAAAAAAAGAGATACCAGAAAAACTGGGTATGAACAATGCTACTGTTGATACAAACATCTCTGTTGCTACCAGATATTTACAAACTTTGGTTCAGAAAACACGTCAAGATGAGAATGAGAAAAAATGAGAAAAACCTCCAACATCTCCTACAATAATCGAAGCTCCTCAACCAGCTCCTATTGCCCCACGACAAAAAGAAACATCAAAACCCAAAAAACCTCGCAAAAAAAGAATGCTTGATTCTCAGCTTCCAAAGAAAAAACTACTTCCTGAAGAAGAGGTAGAAGATGGAGAGGAAGAAGACGAAGCAGCAATACTTGACTGAGACGAAGGCGAAGACGAGAGTGTATCTGACAAAAAAATATGAGATGAAGATGAAGACCAAGATGATTCTTCACCATCACCTGTATGAAGAGATTACAGTGACGGATTGAGTGCCTACAAGCGTCAAGTTCTCAACCATCCGATACTCCCCAATGAGGAAGTAATATTGCTCGGAAAAATCATACAAAGAGCGGTGAGAAGATGTCATCAAGTACCCCTGACCGATGAACTGCTCACGCAAATATGAGAACTCCTCCAATATACGCCTCAAAAAATCTCAAAGAAAATTTCAATTCCAGGCACACGAAGAAGTGTATCTACTTTGAAAGCAAGACAGATACTTACCTGAGAACTCTTGACCACAATCCGCAAAATAGCTTCTGCATTTCTAGAATGAACCTCAACACAAAAAAAACTAGCGGATCTCATCCTCTCGCAGATGAGCAGTGAAATCACAGGTCGGGCTTTGGTTGCTCTCGATAAACTCAAAATACATAATCAAAGACTCGTATTTACTATAGCTCGGAAATATGCTGGTTATGGGGTAGATATACTGGACTTGTGTTCAGCGGGAAATATCTGACTTCATAAAGCAGCTACGCTATTTGACCCCTCTTCCTTTGATAATACATTTTCTACTTACGCCACCTGGTGGATCAAACAAGCTATCAAACGTGCTCTCGACAATGAAGGTAGAACAGTCCGTTTACCAGTCCATCAAATATGAAAAAATACACTATTATGAAGAGTCATCAATTTGATGACAAACGAGCTCTGACGTAAACCAACCAACGAGGAAATTTCTGAGGAATTAGGTATAAAACTCCGGACAATAGTAAGATGGCGAGAAACTATGCAACAAGCTGTCTCCCTCGATGCACCATCGGGTGAAGAAAGTGGTAGTGCTACAAAATGAGACTTCATCGCTGACTCGCATGCTCCAGGAAGTGATCAAGGAGCCATCCTACACGATGAACGGGGTATTGTTACAGAGATTTTACAAGGATTGAAACCTGAGGAACGAGAAATTATCATACAACGTTTTGGTCTGTATGGTGAAGAACCTCACACCCTCGAAGAGGTAGGGCGTCAATTTGGAGTGACCCGTGAACGAATCCGCCAAATCGAAGCAAAAGCTCTCAGAAAAATGCGTAGAAGATTCCCTCATCACAATCCATTTGTAGAGAAAACTCCAGATGCTCCACTTACTGCTCACACTGTCACCCCTAATTTTTCAGTTGATGAGCTTCTTCGGCATATTGCGGAGAAATGCTCCGACCGAGAACAGAGAATACTCATTGCTTCATACTGACTGGGGCAACCAAAACAATCAGTAAGCCAAATAAGCGCAAATGAACAAACACCCATCTGAAAGGTTAATACCATCATAGACAGTGCTCTCAGCAAGCTCCCCATAGAAGTTAAAATTGCACTCAGAAAAATGAAATAA
- a CDS encoding MBL fold metallo-hydrolase: MQLEFIGAAQTVTGSKHLLRANGKNYLLDCGMFQGRRKEADEANRYLPIDTAELDAVILSHAHIDHAGLLPLLVKNGYTGPIYCTHATRDLCGIMLQDSARIQVHDAEYLSKKEGKNIIPLYTEDDALQTVTQLRSVGYEQKIPLDVGVFMTFHDAGHILGSALEEWEIDDKDTGEHIRFCFSGDLGRKHLPILREPVQLKDIDILLMESTYGNRFHDELAQVEDKLMQVINDTVKRGGKIFIPAFAVERTQEILYVLRLLMHQDKIPKLPIIVDSPLATSATDIFRIHPECFDEELTRANGEGLYPFLEGDGIRFTRSVEESKAIALLTEPSIIIAASGMCEYGRIVHHIANSIEDERNLLLVIGFMAENTLGRKLVQGDKEVTIHDEKRKVRAHIEIFNAFSGHADRKGLLEYAGNCGTPKQIFLVHGEIESMDALASGLKELPNLATAAIEHPAPGDIYSVVAGKLCKKSPNRNLKCEGIVCKI, from the coding sequence ATGCAACTTGAGTTTATCTGAGCAGCTCAGACGGTCACAGGGTCAAAACATCTCCTGCGCGCTAATGGAAAAAATTATCTTCTCGACTGTGGTATGTTTCAATGACGTAGAAAAGAGGCAGACGAGGCCAATAGATATCTACCGATAGATACTGCAGAACTCGATGCTGTCATTCTCTCTCATGCTCATATTGATCATGCAGGTCTTTTGCCGCTTTTGGTAAAAAACGGGTATACTGGACCCATCTATTGTACTCATGCGACACGCGATCTCTGTGGTATTATGCTCCAGGACAGTGCTCGAATCCAGGTACATGATGCGGAGTATCTCTCAAAAAAAGAAGGAAAAAATATTATCCCGCTCTATACCGAAGATGATGCTCTTCAGACGGTGACACAGCTTCGCTCAGTTGGGTATGAACAAAAAATTCCCCTCGATGTGGGGGTATTTATGACCTTCCATGATGCGGGGCATATTCTCGGCTCTGCACTCGAAGAATGGGAAATCGACGACAAAGACACAGGAGAACATATCCGTTTTTGTTTTTCAGGTGATCTGGGGCGCAAACATCTCCCTATCCTTCGTGAACCAGTGCAGCTCAAAGATATTGATATTCTCCTTATGGAATCAACCTATGGAAATCGATTTCATGACGAGTTAGCTCAAGTAGAAGATAAGCTGATGCAAGTCATCAATGATACCGTAAAGCGTGGAGGAAAAATATTTATTCCCGCATTCGCTGTAGAACGTACACAAGAGATCCTCTATGTGCTTCGTCTCCTGATGCATCAAGATAAAATCCCAAAACTTCCTATCATTGTCGATTCACCACTTGCGACGAGTGCGACAGATATATTTCGTATCCATCCCGAATGTTTCGATGAAGAGCTCACGAGGGCAAACGGAGAAGGCCTCTATCCATTTCTCGAAGGAGATGGTATCCGATTTACACGCAGTGTAGAAGAATCAAAGGCAATCGCGCTTCTTACTGAACCATCTATTATCATCGCCGCTTCGGGAATGTGTGAATATGGACGTATCGTCCATCATATCGCAAATAGTATCGAAGATGAGAGAAACCTCCTCCTCGTTATTGGATTTATGGCAGAAAATACTCTTGGCCGCAAGCTTGTCCAAGGAGATAAGGAAGTCACTATCCATGATGAGAAGAGAAAAGTCAGAGCCCATATTGAGATATTTAACGCTTTTTCTGGACACGCAGATCGAAAATGACTTCTCGAATATGCTGGCAATTGTGGTACTCCAAAACAGATATTTCTCGTGCATGGTGAGATCGAATCAATGGACGCACTCGCTTCAGGACTCAAAGAATTGCCAAATCTTGCAACAGCCGCTATAGAACACCCAGCACCTGGTGATATCTATAGCGTCGTCGCAGGCAAGCTCTGTAAGAAGAGTCCTAACAGAAATCTCAAATGTGAGGGGATAGTGTGTAAGATATAA
- a CDS encoding CapA family protein, with product MIRKGIFKKGESQKFPFSTPPTPTSKTHTTAQKVRRMSGRASKYYKSAQADFFDGKIEKTNTILLIMFLKLNLRISLSIGLLASSYIMAGYIGFLVLSTPKKPDVTAPPPSTVQSIPEIASLVVVGDIMLSRNVARHAEKSGRAGWIWENIGSFLHLADFVVGNLEGPTDGTEVYSYQKVMNFNALPHLIHELPGMNFAALNLANNHSMDQGEEGLSTTQKLLSEIGIKAFGAGKTGTEAWQPQIVERNGIKIALIGASYAAYNDSGIGMNDRVARMQDAQKLTLAVQEAKKNADFVVVMMHGGAEYTRELTKLQKDFSHSAIDAGADIVFGAHPHWTQGVESYQGKYIFYSLGNFVFDQDFSEETKTGLAVQVSLQKEAGITTLQDITLHPILIENYGQPRLISGEAKIKSLADIGQKEDTLRI from the coding sequence ATGATCAGAAAAGGTATTTTTAAAAAATGAGAATCTCAGAAATTCCCATTTTCCACTCCTCCCACTCCCACTTCAAAAACTCATACAACCGCTCAAAAAGTTCGACGAATGTCTTGAAGGGCATCAAAATACTACAAATCCGCTCAAGCGGATTTTTTTGATGGTAAAATAGAAAAAACCAATACTATTCTTCTCATCATGTTTCTCAAATTGAATCTCAGAATCTCTCTTAGTATCGGTCTCTTAGCGAGTAGCTATATTATGGCTGGATATATCTGATTTCTAGTACTTTCAACTCCCAAGAAGCCAGATGTTACTGCTCCCCCACCCTCCACAGTCCAGTCAATACCAGAAATTGCTAGTTTGGTCGTCGTCGGCGATATCATGCTCTCACGCAATGTGGCTCGACATGCAGAAAAATCAGGAAGGGCTGGCTGGATATGGGAAAATATTGGCTCTTTTCTGCATTTAGCTGATTTTGTCGTCGGCAATCTCGAGTGACCTACTGATGGAACTGAAGTATATTCGTACCAAAAAGTGATGAATTTCAATGCCCTCCCCCACCTGATACATGAACTGCCGGGAATGAATTTTGCGGCACTCAATCTCGCCAATAATCATAGCATGGACCAGGGTGAAGAAGGCCTCAGTACGACTCAAAAGCTCCTATCAGAAATAGGTATTAAAGCATTCGGTGCTGGTAAAACATGAACTGAAGCATGGCAACCACAGATTGTTGAAAGAAACGGAATAAAAATTGCTCTTATCGGTGCATCATACGCCGCATACAATGATAGTGGCATAGGTATGAACGACCGAGTCGCACGAATGCAAGATGCTCAAAAGCTCACTCTCGCAGTACAAGAGGCAAAGAAGAATGCTGATTTTGTGGTCGTGATGATGCATGGCGGTGCTGAATACACTCGCGAGCTAACGAAATTACAGAAAGATTTCTCTCATAGTGCCATAGATGCAGGAGCTGATATCGTGTTTGGAGCACACCCTCACTGGACTCAGGGAGTCGAATCATACCAAGGAAAATATATCTTCTACTCTCTCGGGAATTTTGTCTTTGATCAAGACTTTAGCGAGGAAACAAAAACCGGACTTGCGGTGCAGGTTTCTCTACAAAAAGAAGCTGGTATTACCACTCTTCAGGACATCACCCTTCATCCGATACTCATCGAAAACTACGGACAACCTCGTCTCATATCATGAGAAGCGAAGATAAAATCACTCGCAGATATAGGACAAAAAGAAGATACTTTGAGAATATAG
- a CDS encoding HAD family hydrolase has protein sequence MKPIEELSKEILKDIKLIVFDVDGVLVKRGTKIKQADGITTLETKHIAPEQIEQIKKLKELGFLININSGRGLYMLQDVFRDILSFTSITYENGSATWYQGEIIQHVNSFQYLQDVFLKLRGIEERYEAVKGFEPKELIITIHCEDRVQEIEDIVGEKENLYCLWNGEAYDIGVKNIQNKAVGLTAFRNHLGLAEHEVLAIGDNLNDKEMIDAAGVSVSADPTRITGDYFVPLEGERLPGALLMEQIITEMSR, from the coding sequence ATGAAACCTATCGAAGAGCTTTCAAAGGAGATTTTGAAAGATATTAAACTTATCGTCTTTGATGTCGATGGCGTACTCGTCAAACGAGGAACAAAGATTAAACAAGCTGATGGTATTACTACGCTGGAGACAAAACATATTGCACCGGAACAAATTGAACAAATTAAAAAATTGAAAGAACTGGGATTTCTCATCAATATCAATTCTGGTCGTGGGCTCTATATGTTACAAGACGTTTTCCGAGATATACTCTCTTTTACGAGCATCACCTATGAAAATGGGAGTGCGACATGGTATCAAGGAGAAATAATTCAACACGTCAATAGTTTTCAATACTTACAAGATGTTTTTTTGAAACTCCGCGGAATAGAAGAACGATATGAAGCAGTGAAAGGCTTTGAACCAAAAGAACTCATTATCACGATACATTGCGAGGATAGAGTGCAGGAAATCGAGGATATTGTTGGAGAAAAAGAAAACCTTTATTGTCTCTGGAATGGTGAAGCGTATGATATCGGAGTAAAGAATATCCAAAATAAAGCCGTTGGTCTCACTGCCTTTCGAAATCATCTCGGTCTCGCTGAACATGAAGTTCTCGCAATCGGAGACAATCTCAACGATAAAGAGATGATTGACGCTGCTGGCGTTTCAGTGTCGGCAGACCCAACGAGGATAACGGGGGATTATTTTGTGCCCCTTGAAGGAGAAAGACTTCCTGGAGCATTACTTATGGAGCAGATAATTACAGAGATGAGCAGATAA
- a CDS encoding HU family DNA-binding protein, whose product MKKQDLIKTMATTAGLSQDAAAKALKAFIDVTTKALKKGDTVGITGFGTFRVAHRKARMGVNPQKPTLKIKIAASKSPSFKAGKTFKDSIK is encoded by the coding sequence ATGAAGAAACAGGACCTTATCAAGACTATGGCAACTACTGCCGGTCTCTCACAGGATGCTGCTGCTAAGGCACTCAAGGCATTCATCGACGTCACAACTAAAGCCCTCAAAAAGGGTGATACTGTTGGGATCACTGGTTTCGGTACTTTCCGTGTTGCTCACAGAAAAGCTCGAATGGGTGTTAACCCACAAAAGCCTACTTTGAAGATCAAGATTGCTGCAAGCAAATCTCCTTCTTTCAAGGCAGGTAAGACTTTCAAAGATTCTATTAAGTAG
- a CDS encoding AMMECR1 domain-containing protein: MQKVVRSIIQSVLFENKTPSIEDIKKIVTNLPEKSLPVFVTLYDAEKIIGSAGKLYPTNKTFIEELIENTEGAMKDSRFASYKANPETTRNLKYRVDTFENSNRRMLHHPDDMDTKTEGMIIICRKQKKIGVILPGMFPETLSGEDVYHLLAKKIELNLQDVGKGDLIIYGLKTHIFKD; this comes from the coding sequence ATGCAAAAAGTCGTCCGATCTATCATACAATCTGTTCTCTTTGAGAATAAAACACCATCTATTGAGGATATCAAAAAAATAGTGACAAATCTGCCCGAAAAATCACTCCCAGTATTTGTGACGCTCTACGATGCAGAAAAAATCATCGGAAGTGCTGGCAAGCTCTACCCAACAAACAAAACATTTATAGAAGAACTCATAGAAAATACTGAATGAGCTATGAAAGACTCGCGTTTTGCGAGCTACAAGGCAAACCCAGAAACAACCAGAAATCTCAAGTATCGCGTTGATACCTTTGAGAATAGTAACAGACGGATGCTCCACCATCCTGATGATATGGATACAAAAACAGAAGGAATGATCATCATCTGTCGTAAACAAAAAAAGATTGGTGTCATATTACCCGGTATGTTTCCTGAAACACTCTCATGAGAAGATGTCTATCATCTCTTGGCAAAAAAAATAGAACTCAATCTCCAAGATGTCGGAAAATGAGATCTCATCATCTATGGACTCAAGACACACATATTCAAAGATTAG